One segment of Hippopotamus amphibius kiboko isolate mHipAmp2 chromosome 2, mHipAmp2.hap2, whole genome shotgun sequence DNA contains the following:
- the FDFT1 gene encoding squalene synthase isoform X2, whose amino-acid sequence MEFVKCLGHPEEFYNLLRFQMGGRQKVLPKMDQDSLSSSLKTCYKYLDQTSRSFAAVIQALDGEMRHATCIFYLILRALDTLEDDMTISIERKVPLLRNFHSYLYEPDWRFTESKEKYRQVLEDFPTISLEFRNLAEKYQTVIVDVCRKMGFGMAEFLDKRVTSEQEWEKYCHYVAGLVGIGLSGMFSASELEDPLVGEDTELANSLGLFLQKTNIIRDYLEDQQEGREFWPQEAWGKYVKKLGDFTKPENIDSAVQCLNELVTNTLHHIPHVITYLSRLRNQSIFNFCAIPQVMAIATLAACYNNQQVFKGMVKIRKGQAVTLMMDATNMPAVKAIINQYMEEIYHRIPDSDPCSTKTKQIISMIRTQNLSNCQLISRSHYSPIYLSFVMLLAALSWQYLSTLSQVTEDYVQTGEH is encoded by the exons GACTCGCTCAGCAGCAGCTTGAAAACTTGCTACAAGTACCTGGATCAGACCAGTCGCAGTTTCGCAGCTGTTATCCAGGCGCTGGATGGAGAAATGCG CCATGCAACATgcatattttatttgattctccGAGCCCTGGACACTCTGGAAGATGACATGACTATCAGCATAGAAAGGAAGGTCCCCCTGTTACGTAACTTCCACTCATACCTTTACGAGCCTGACTGGCGGTTCACAGAGAGCAAGGAGAAGTACCGACAAGTCCTGGAGGACTTTCCAACG ATCTCTTTGGAGTTTCGAAATCTGGCTGAGAAATATCAAACAGTGATTGTTGATGTTTGCCGGAAGATGGGATTTGGAATGGCAGAGTTTTTGGATAAGCGCGTGACATCTGAACAGGAGTGGGAGAAG TACTGTCACTATGTTGCTGGGCTGGTGGGAATTGGCCTTTCTGGTATGTTCTCGGCCTCAGAGTTAGAAGACCCCTTAGTTGGTGAAGACACAGAGCTTGCCAACTCTCTGGGCCTGTTCCTGCAGAAAACAAACATCATCCGTGATTATCTGGAAGACCAGCAAGAAGGAAGAGAGTTTTGGCCTCAAGAG GCTTGGGGCAAGTATGTGAAGAAGCTGGGTGACTTTACTAAGCCAGAGAACATTGACTCGGCTGTGCAGTGCCTGAACGAACTCGTAACCAACACGCTGCACCACATCCCCCACGTCATCACTTACCTTTCACGACTTAGGAACCAGAGTATATTTAACTTCTGTGCTATTCCACAG GTCATGGCCATTGCTACTTTGGCTGCCTGTTACAATAATCAGCAGGTGTTCAAAGGGATGGTGAAGATCCGAAAAGGGCAAGCAGTCACCCTGATGATGGATGCCACCAACATGCCAGCTGTAAAAGCCATAATAAACCAGTACATGGAAGAG ATTTATCACAGAATCCCCGACTCCGACCCATGTTCTACTAAGACAAAGCAGATCATCTCCATGATCAGGACACAGAATCTTTCCAACTGTCAGCTCATCTCCCGGAGCCACTACTCACCCATTTACCTGTCGTTTGTCATGCTCCTGGCAGCCCTGAGctggcagtatctgagcaccctGTCCCAGGTCACAGAGGACTATGTTCAGACTGGAGAACACTGA
- the CTSB gene encoding cathepsin B isoform X1 encodes MWQLLATLSCLVVLTSARSDLHFPPLSDELVNFVNKQNTTWKAGHNFYNVDLSYVKKLCGTVLGGPKLPQRAAFAEGMSLPERFDAREQWPNCPTIKEIRDQGSCGSCWAFGAVEAISDRICIRSNGRVNVEVSAEDMLTCCGDECGDGCNGGFPSGAWNFWTKQGLVSGGLYNSHVGCRPYSIPPCEHHVNGSRPPCTGEGDTPKCSKVCEPGYTPSYKEDKHFGCSSYSISSGEKEIMAEIYKNGPVEGAFSVYLDFLMYKSGVYQHVTGELVGGHAIRILGWGVENDTPYWLVGNSWNTDWGDSGFFKILRGRDHCGIESEIVAGIPCTHQY; translated from the exons ATGTGGCAGCTTTTGGCCACCCTCAGCTGCCTGGTGGTGCTGACCAGTGCCCGGAGCGATCTGCATTTCCCACCTCTGTCGGATGAGCTGGTCAACTTTGTTAACAAGCAAAACACTACGTGGAAG GCTGGACACAACTTCTACAATGTGGACCTGAGCTACGTGAAGAAGCTGTGTGGCACCGTCCTGGGCGGGCCCAAGCTGCCCCAGAG AGCTGCATTTGCTGAGGGCATGAGTCTGCCTGAACGCTTCGATGCCCGGGAACAGTGGCCAAACTGCCCGACCATCAAAGAGATCAGAGACCAGGGATCCTGTGGCTCCTGCTGG GCGTTCGGGGCCGTGGAAGCCATTTCTGACCGGATCTGCATCCGCAGCAACGGGCGTGTCAACGTGGAGGTGTCCGCCGAGGATATGCTGACCTGCTGCGGGGACGAGTGTGGGGACGG CTGTAATGGTGGCTTCCCCTCTGGAGCCTGGAACTTCTGGACCAAACAAGGCCTGGTGTCTGGGGGCCTCTATAACTCACATGTCG GTTGCAGACcctactccatccctccctgcGAGCACCACGTGAACGGCTCCCGGCCCCCGTGCACGGGGGAGGGTGACACCCCCAAGTGCAGCAAGGTCTGTGAGCCCGGCTATACCCCGTCCTACAAAGAAGACAAGCACTTTG GATGCAGTTCATACAGCATCTCCAGCGGCGAGAAGGAGATCATGGCGGAGATCTACAAAAACGGCCCAGTCGAGGGGGCCTTCTCCGTGTATTTGGACTTCCTGATGTACAAGTCTG GGGTGTACCAGCACGTCACAGGAGAGTTGGTGGGGGGCCACGCCATCCGCATCCTGGGCTGGGGAGTGGAGAACGACACCCCCTACTGGCTGGTTGGCAACTCCTGGAACACTGACTGGGGTGACAGTG GCTTCTTTAAAATCCTCAGAGGACGGGATCATTGTGGAATCGAATCTGAAATCGTGGCTGGAATCCCATGCACTCATCAGTACTAG
- the CTSB gene encoding cathepsin B isoform X2: protein MPGNSGQTARPSKRSETRDPVAPAGCNGGFPSGAWNFWTKQGLVSGGLYNSHVGCRPYSIPPCEHHVNGSRPPCTGEGDTPKCSKVCEPGYTPSYKEDKHFGCSSYSISSGEKEIMAEIYKNGPVEGAFSVYLDFLMYKSGVYQHVTGELVGGHAIRILGWGVENDTPYWLVGNSWNTDWGDSGFFKILRGRDHCGIESEIVAGIPCTHQY from the exons ATGCCCGGGAACAGTGGCCAAACTGCCCGACCATCAAAGAGATCAGAGACCAGGGATCCTGTGGCTCCTGCTGG CTGTAATGGTGGCTTCCCCTCTGGAGCCTGGAACTTCTGGACCAAACAAGGCCTGGTGTCTGGGGGCCTCTATAACTCACATGTCG GTTGCAGACcctactccatccctccctgcGAGCACCACGTGAACGGCTCCCGGCCCCCGTGCACGGGGGAGGGTGACACCCCCAAGTGCAGCAAGGTCTGTGAGCCCGGCTATACCCCGTCCTACAAAGAAGACAAGCACTTTG GATGCAGTTCATACAGCATCTCCAGCGGCGAGAAGGAGATCATGGCGGAGATCTACAAAAACGGCCCAGTCGAGGGGGCCTTCTCCGTGTATTTGGACTTCCTGATGTACAAGTCTG GGGTGTACCAGCACGTCACAGGAGAGTTGGTGGGGGGCCACGCCATCCGCATCCTGGGCTGGGGAGTGGAGAACGACACCCCCTACTGGCTGGTTGGCAACTCCTGGAACACTGACTGGGGTGACAGTG GCTTCTTTAAAATCCTCAGAGGACGGGATCATTGTGGAATCGAATCTGAAATCGTGGCTGGAATCCCATGCACTCATCAGTACTAG
- the FDFT1 gene encoding squalene synthase isoform X1 has translation MAAVACGTKAMSLFKRTLVLSPGAGPRGAGTPPRGCPLSPAAWPSKDRPRGEGMCGRLRSPAAAGRQPQPHSSSSASYTTMCLCPQDSLSSSLKTCYKYLDQTSRSFAAVIQALDGEMRHATCIFYLILRALDTLEDDMTISIERKVPLLRNFHSYLYEPDWRFTESKEKYRQVLEDFPTISLEFRNLAEKYQTVIVDVCRKMGFGMAEFLDKRVTSEQEWEKYCHYVAGLVGIGLSGMFSASELEDPLVGEDTELANSLGLFLQKTNIIRDYLEDQQEGREFWPQEAWGKYVKKLGDFTKPENIDSAVQCLNELVTNTLHHIPHVITYLSRLRNQSIFNFCAIPQVMAIATLAACYNNQQVFKGMVKIRKGQAVTLMMDATNMPAVKAIINQYMEEIYHRIPDSDPCSTKTKQIISMIRTQNLSNCQLISRSHYSPIYLSFVMLLAALSWQYLSTLSQVTEDYVQTGEH, from the exons ATGGCCGCAGTCGCCTGCGGCACCAAGGCCATGTCCCTTTTCAAGCGGACCTTGGTGCTGAGTCCCGGCGCGGGGCCCAGGGGCGCGGGCACTCCCCCGCGCGGCTGTCCCTTGTCTCCCGCCGCCTGGCCTTCCAAGGACCGGCCGCGGGGAGAGGGCATGTGCGGCCGGCTGCGGAGCCCCGCGGCAGCCGgccgccagccccagccccactccaGCTCCTCCGCGTCTTACACCACCATGTGTCTCTGCCCGCAGGACTCGCTCAGCAGCAGCTTGAAAACTTGCTACAAGTACCTGGATCAGACCAGTCGCAGTTTCGCAGCTGTTATCCAGGCGCTGGATGGAGAAATGCG CCATGCAACATgcatattttatttgattctccGAGCCCTGGACACTCTGGAAGATGACATGACTATCAGCATAGAAAGGAAGGTCCCCCTGTTACGTAACTTCCACTCATACCTTTACGAGCCTGACTGGCGGTTCACAGAGAGCAAGGAGAAGTACCGACAAGTCCTGGAGGACTTTCCAACG ATCTCTTTGGAGTTTCGAAATCTGGCTGAGAAATATCAAACAGTGATTGTTGATGTTTGCCGGAAGATGGGATTTGGAATGGCAGAGTTTTTGGATAAGCGCGTGACATCTGAACAGGAGTGGGAGAAG TACTGTCACTATGTTGCTGGGCTGGTGGGAATTGGCCTTTCTGGTATGTTCTCGGCCTCAGAGTTAGAAGACCCCTTAGTTGGTGAAGACACAGAGCTTGCCAACTCTCTGGGCCTGTTCCTGCAGAAAACAAACATCATCCGTGATTATCTGGAAGACCAGCAAGAAGGAAGAGAGTTTTGGCCTCAAGAG GCTTGGGGCAAGTATGTGAAGAAGCTGGGTGACTTTACTAAGCCAGAGAACATTGACTCGGCTGTGCAGTGCCTGAACGAACTCGTAACCAACACGCTGCACCACATCCCCCACGTCATCACTTACCTTTCACGACTTAGGAACCAGAGTATATTTAACTTCTGTGCTATTCCACAG GTCATGGCCATTGCTACTTTGGCTGCCTGTTACAATAATCAGCAGGTGTTCAAAGGGATGGTGAAGATCCGAAAAGGGCAAGCAGTCACCCTGATGATGGATGCCACCAACATGCCAGCTGTAAAAGCCATAATAAACCAGTACATGGAAGAG ATTTATCACAGAATCCCCGACTCCGACCCATGTTCTACTAAGACAAAGCAGATCATCTCCATGATCAGGACACAGAATCTTTCCAACTGTCAGCTCATCTCCCGGAGCCACTACTCACCCATTTACCTGTCGTTTGTCATGCTCCTGGCAGCCCTGAGctggcagtatctgagcaccctGTCCCAGGTCACAGAGGACTATGTTCAGACTGGAGAACACTGA